tttttttttttggaaaatatttttttgaaagtaacatttttttgtttaaaagtatcacttttttttaaaaacaaaagtaacttttttttgtctaaaagtaatatatttttagtaaaaaagtaatactttttaTTAGATAAATGTGTTCTTTGTTCTCACTAAAACTTAATCCTATTTGATTCATTGTGATAAAAATgagatgataaaaataatttgaagaataagTAAGTGCACAccagattaaaaattaaaataattatatcctTTGGTATGTTTGGCCTCTATATTATTATCGTCCTTCCTACAAGGCTACAACCGTTCATCGGTTCATGTAACTCGGCGATTTATAAGTAATTCAGTATTAtgttttgaaaacaaaaacgtaaaaaaagtataataataaGTAAATCACTAAATGATctttcaactcaaaaaaaaaaatcattaaatgaTTTGAAGGTTTATCTTGTAATTCCTCCGTTTcgttttagtcgctacatttgcatgggcacgggtattaagaaaagtgattgacctacactgtagctgattgtttactttatagagtatagtattttattattgttaattgaaaaggaaaaaggaaaaataagttgttaggttactttatagggtatagtatagtattttattatagagtatagagtagaataaaaataaagataattaaaactttaaataattattttattactaaaaatgaaaatgtagcaagtaatatgactTGACATAGTTAGTTGTAGTTCTAGATCTTTCGGCATCAAATATAAATAGTCAAAAAGAGTGCTTTATGACTGAAAACTATAATCCTTCGGCTCATTCAATTTGGGTCATTTGTGATTTGTCTTTATTATGAGCTTTATCCTATTAAAGTGGATGGTGTTGGTTTGTTGGACACAAGAACAGCCcatttttttctcttctctGTTTTCCGTCCTACTTTTTCTCTGCAAATTCTCCATCTATCTAACACCCTATCAGGTCTTATTCTTGCTTTCCTTTACTTTTAAGTTCTACAAATGCAGTACTATTTTccctatattttttgttttcctattttttaatATCCATCTTTCTGGGCCTGTGTTTCCTCACTTTTACTGCTCACCGAGTTAACTCAGTAACTCAACCCTGGTTTTCATGTGACTATGTGAGTTACAACCAGTTAGTTTCCCCGCTCACTTACAACGGGGAATCTGGTAGGTAATTTTAAGTTCCGACATCTTTTAGTGGGTTCGACTTGCCGTCAACGAGTTAGCTCGGACCCGACGAGTTGATTCAGAAACGCTTCTTACGgcttattaattataataggCAATTTTTCGCTTGTATCCGAATCCTCTGGGTACTTTTGTAAGATTCAATATGATTACAGGAAGAAAACGGAATTGGATGCGTATTTGAGTTTAGTAAAATTGTAATTACTGTTGGAAAAGACTTTGATTTGACATTTTACATCCTGGGTTCTTTGTACAGGTAGTTTTTGATTTCTGATGGATGCTTCTGCATTTGAGAGAGGCCTTCCTCATGGTTATTACATACCGGTGGAAGATATAATTGGAAACTCAGCTTTGAAAACTATGCATCAACTTGAGCGTTGTTTGAATGATCCTACAATTGGGAGGCTTGCTATTGTCGGAAGGCATGGAGTTGGTAAGACATTTTTAATGAAACACCTTCATAACTTTGCCTTAAATTTGGGTGACGACAGGTTTAAATATGTGATTTGGGTTAGTTTGGGGGATGAATTTACCATTAAGGATGTTCAAGATGCAATTGCTGCTGCATTGAAGTGTGATATTGGTCATACTCCCAATAGGGCTCATAAACTATCCAAGACTCTTGGAGATCTGGGTAGGTTTGTCCTATTATTAGATGGGTTAACCAAATCAGATGTACCAGAATCTGTGGAGGAGATACTAGGACATTCTGTGCCTGCACATGGGGATGGGATCGAGTGTAAGCTGGTAGTAACCACTAACTGTACAGCCTCTGATTCTGAAAGTAGAATGCTGGATAGTTTTACAAAAGTTGAAGTTGGTTGTCTTCCAGAGAAGGAAGCATTTGAGCTATTCAAGCATGAAGCAGGATTGGACGACATACATGTTGCAATGCTTGATAATATTCCAAAGTTGTTGGTCAAAGAGTGTGGCGGAATACCGGGTTGGATAGTAAACTGTGCTTCTGGTTCCCGTGTGTATGGTGTTGATGATCTCTCTGGATGGAGGAATGCTCTGTTTCAATTTAAACAATTAgtacaattaaataattaattaggatGCCCATAATACTACTCCGTCTCactttattagtttatttgtatgatttttttttttaaaatttaatgtgtcttaataaatttgtgtattttacttttttacttttaagtacactattattttagtttaatgaTTATTAGAGGAAATCTTAGTAAATAACAGTGATTTGTAAAGTTAACTAATCATCgttatgttctaagattggaatGAGTGAgtgttttgtgattttaatttaactattttgattttgtttattttaatattattatttttgtctttttatggttATTTACTAATTACGTATTGATCAGGAATTTTTTATGACTATTGTATTAAATTTCTTTATCTTAAATGAAGAAGTACCTCATATAAGAGTTATAATAAAGATGTATTCATACATTGTCAttgaatttgtattatttttcattttgatctgttctACTTAATTtgaatcttttttatttttggacaatggctCATTACTTtgttttaatctcatccatatacTTTCACATTCTTTTAATTTGATTCACATAATGAattatctatttttatttattagcacttttaaaaaatttacccAATTCCTCTTTCACAGATTACAAGCGAAAGATGAGTACTACTTTAACAACCTTTTCAACTACAGGTACATGACACAAAAATACAGACAATCATGACATCGATCTATAGGTTCCTTTAAAATTTGTCTAATCAACTACTATAAAATTTGTCTCCCTTTTATCAAAtgcttgtcttttttttttttttttttttatgatttaactTGAAATAAGTGATGGAATATGTATGATTAAAGTTTTAAACCCGTTATATTTCTATTAGTTATATTTCTATTAGGTTAACTTTTAATCATATCAAGTAATCAACTGAACTAAAAGTGTAAGATTTATGATATGTTTGATACTCTATAGGAATTTTCAAAGAATTTTGGTTAATCCAATTACAAGTAACTACTTCCTtcgttttgaaatacttgctacatttctgtGATTAACACTATAcatcgttcaaacttattttatatattgcggctagtgtgtaagaaaaaatatagtcaagtgagatcttttttgtatcttttaatcttatactttcataatattaactttttatactttttagacttgtataattcaatatataaattatcaaaataacgcattaaattgcataaaaattcaaatatagcaaatataatgaaatggaggaagtacaAGTTAAGGAATGTAACAAATATAATGGAATGGAAGAAGTACAAGTTAAGGTTAGAGCAAGTTTCTATTTCGTACTAGaaattatttaagttttaaaaaataaaaatttaaataaaaaatgttattgTATTACATCTACTATTTAATAATACCCTACACAAATGCTACCATTCGTGTTTCCACatgttaaattttattatagtaCATCAACTATTTAATATCAAATCTCTAAGATACGGATACAATGTCACCAACTACATTAATTCTTAATCACGTACTTTGAAAGTTGTAACTCTTCAAAGTCTAATTTGATTTGATCCTTCCAATTTTTCTCAAGTCTATCTTGACTTTTCTTATGGCCTCTATTATATCCAAACGACCtcaacttattattttttttatgcgtATATT
The Amaranthus tricolor cultivar Red isolate AtriRed21 chromosome 11, ASM2621246v1, whole genome shotgun sequence DNA segment above includes these coding regions:
- the LOC130827385 gene encoding probable disease resistance protein At4g27220 encodes the protein MDASAFERGLPHGYYIPVEDIIGNSALKTMHQLERCLNDPTIGRLAIVGRHGVGKTFLMKHLHNFALNLGDDRFKYVIWVSLGDEFTIKDVQDAIAAALKCDIGHTPNRAHKLSKTLGDLGRFVLLLDGLTKSDVPESVEEILGHSVPAHGDGIECKLVVTTNCTASDSESRMLDSFTKVEVGCLPEKEAFELFKHEAGLDDIHVAMLDNIPKLLVKECGGIPGWIVNCASGSRVYGVDDLSGWRNALFQFKQLVQLNN